ACATTACACTGCGACAACACGGACGAAGATCAGGGTGGAGGCAGGAGGACCAGACAGGAAGGAATGTGAGGAAAATATGCAGGGAACCAGAGAACCAAGCTATGGAGATAGGAAGCATGGGAATAAGTAAATTAATACAATTAGTTTCATCCTTCAGCAAGTAGAACCGCTACACAGTTTCCCAAGACCTTGAAGAATGCTGAACAGGAAGAGGGCGGTTTTCCTGAAATGGTTGACGTTCTTATGAACCGCAGTTCCACAAATCAGTCCCTGCCAAGACCCCGCTTCCtgtccacccaccccccccacccctcgaAACAGTGAGGAGTAAGAGAGACGCACCCCCAGGCCTGTCATTTAACAGCTGTCGCCGGTCCTGAGTCCCACCTCCTGCCAGCTGAGACTCACACATTATAATGTGCGCCAATAATTTCACCGTTACCTGGCAACAGAGCCAGGACAACACAAAGACAAGGGAGAGGGTTAAGCCCCTACCCCATTCTTCCCTGCACACAGGGGAGCGGGGGGTTCCATATGGCCTTACTTTGCCACGGCTTCCAGGATACTGCTATACCGCCATCATAAACAAAccagcaccaccccacccccccaccaagccCAGCTGCCAGCTTGAAAGCAACTGCTCCTGTTACACAGGCCACATTGCTGTAGCAGCTGGCCTGGGAGGCCGGCATGTGGTCACAAGGCTGTCTGGCTGTCTGCCCCATGTATACCTTCGGTGATcaccagcccccagcccccagcccccctgcaCCCACCATAGCCTCACGTTAGACCAGGAATGGTGCAGCTGCCACCTGCCTACAGAGGGGCGAATATCCCCCGAAATGTCCCAGCCGCCACCCCAAGAAGAACAGTCCTCAGTGAGAGCCACACCCGCTGCCTTGCAGCCTCACCTCCAGCCTCAGTGCCGGGGCTCTGCTCGCCCTCGGTGGACGCCCCTGGCTTGGCCGCCTTGTGGCCCTCAGCCACCTTCACGGCCACAGCCCGGCAGATGGCCCCATACTTCCTCTCCAGCGACCGCACACCTGCCTCCCGTGTGTATCTGCCGGGACAAGAGCACAGGTGGTGTGCAAGCAATTTTTGGCATCGCATTCTGGTAGCTGTAATGCTGAATACGTAAGTCTCCTTAACACCAAGATTCCAGAGGGATACCTTTTAGCAAGATGAACCCGCCCTTCTCCGCCCCCCTCAACCCGCCCTTCTCCGCCCCTCATTCCCTGTAATTCATCATCCAGTCTACAGCTCCAACCCTTCCAGCTTCTTTCTAGTATAAACATCAGTCGTGTTTTTGTGTCACCATTGCCAGAAAAATTATATCCTACAAGAAAAGACTACTATTAATCCTTTTCACTCCTGTCTTTTAAACAATAAAACCATCATACTGTCAGAAGGTGTAAGAGACTGTTGTTCAACTTTAGCTTTCAAAGCTTTGCCACATCAGCGCTTTCCAAAGAAAAACATCTACCACAAGCATCATTAGTAATAAAGATTAGATggggtgtgtgtatatactggTTTGTCAACGTTGTTGTAAACGTCTCAGAAGAGTACAGAACACAAAAAGAGTTACATACAACAAacctgaaaaaaaaacctgaaatgtCACTAGGATTTCATCACACAAACATACCTCCTCAATAAAACTGTCTGCTTAAAGGTAATGATATCCTTTGAATATTAGCCTCATTGTAACCTGCTTAACATCAACACCCATGGTAACACGCCGTATATGTcagtgcgcatgtgtgtgtgacagagcgTGCGTACCTGCTGATGATGTCCAGCGTAGTGTCCTGCGGTATCTGGACCTGCTGGGGAGTGAGTCCATGCTGCTCCAGCTGATGGGGGATCAGATGGCGATGAGCGATCTCCACTTTCTCTTCTTGAGTGTACCCTACAGcacacagtacagtactgtCACATACACCTAAGGTTCAACACACGATGCTCATTCAGGCTGCGCAGACAGTAGCCTGACTGCAGGCATGAGAGACACATGAGGACTAGAGAACTACAGCCGAGGGAACCAACCCAGACCCGCACTGTTGAGACGAGGTTCAATCTGACCAGTGGACTGGCTTTAACCTGTTCCACGGAGGGCCGGTGTTGGTGCGGGTTTTAGGGTTGACCTCTTAATCacccaataataaaacagtggttcaCAACTCCAGTCCAGGGGACACACTGTTATTGGCTGGTTGAGAGCCCATCTTCATAGGTTACACCTATTACATACACAAATGTGTGTGAATGCATGATCTAAGAAATACTATGAGGAAAACCGTGCACATCAAGTGAAACAAATGGAAGACAATAAACTGCTGCTTAATTAACATGAAAATGAGCTGAGAATCACTGGCCCAGCGCTCTGAGTGTCCTGACCTGGTACCTGAAGCACTTCCATCCTATCCAGGAGGGCAGGAGGGATGGTCGCCGTGGTGTTTGCCGTGGCGATGAAGAGAACTTGGGAGAGGTCAAAGGGCACGTTAAGGTAGTGATCAGTGAAGCTGTGGTTCTGCTCTGGGTCTAGAACCTACATCAAAGCAACAAcaacgacaacaacaacaatcagGACTCAGTAACAGAACCTACAAGAGATGTTACCAGTAAGAGCAGCACAGAAAGCGGAAACTCCCAGAAACAGAGCAAACagcctcccacacacacacttctacAGCAGACAAACACGCACCTCCTAAGATGACATATTTCAAGCTTTCGGTTCAAACTTAACTCTAACCCAGAATGACAAAACTATCGGTATTCATTACTCAAAATGTGTTACATAACACATTCAGtcgccacagacacacagaaatggcCCTTTTCTACTGCCACTGAGAGCCGAGTCGTACCCAACCAGTACCGCAAACTGGTGCTTTTCCATTACAAGGTATGCAAGCATAACCAAACCAGGCTGGCTGCGTCACCACCATCTGACCGGTCAATAAGCTAGCCGAGACCCGAACCCGAACCTGTGTTCTGTGCATGGATTATCTATAACAAAATGCATAAATCCTTCAGatcattcattattagtagtattgcgCATGGCAATGTGCCAGTGCATTCCCAGAATTTGGAAtatgaaaatttccaacctcctactttaaaaaagtactatagaaaagctgaatggaatggatttgtaatgcatATTTACGCAAAcgaatgctaattccgctagcGTTTTATTCGGCGATTCTCACAGACGTGCTGCCGGAAATCAGCACAgagtaaaaacaataataaccGGTCATAGTAGAACATGATATACTCAGTGTGAACAGTAAGAGTCTCTTAAGTTTGAcatcactgtcgctctccaaacccggcagcgcctttaccgagccgacctttctgcagtggaaaaccgaagtcAGCTGGAACCGTGcggtaactagtctctcttggCGGTACGGCTCTGTATGgctcggttcctgtatgccagtggaaaagcaccataaatGAGCCATAGGATGGGAATTACCCTGTCCCATACTTCCCATTCCTACAGAAATGAACAATACACACATTACTGATGTGTACATTTTTATTCTCTCCATGTTGGTCACTGCTGCTGAAATACCCGACACTGTTTCCCCTTCTCCTCTCAGTATCAGTGCTAATActtacccctcccccctccctccccaacaAAGCCCTGACTAACCCACGCCCTGTACCCTTATCTGTCCCTTCCTTCCTCAAAAtcccccccaaaacaggaaaCGTACATCACAGATGTAGATAGCAGAAGCAGGGAATGACCACTACAGAATGACAGCATGGATCTTCACCACATTCCGCCAGCCAACACTCAGTGACTCGGCATACGAGCGAAtgtccttattgtttatttttagcgTAGATCTTATGGGACTCTAGCTGGAACTCATTTTCATAATAGCTTGTGTTATGCTTCCTAATGCCCTCTGCCAGGGGCAAATAGAACAAAGAAGGGAGActgggtggaaaaaaaaattccacatCAGATTTGGCCCTGGTTCAGAATGCGAGGTGTGGGCCCCTTCGCTCTCGGATCAGGGCTCACGTCAGCAGGCGAGAGGATGACGGCTCAGAAAACAAAGCCGGCGAGATAAAAGGCCTTCAAGCGCCAAGACGAGTCTGCATGAGGTCGTCTACAAGCAATGTACATCCTGGTGACTCACTGTGGCTTTATGGGAAACGTGAGATTCTGGTGTTTggcggagtggggggggggggggtatatacTGTCTGGATAAGCAAAGATACAGTACAGAGCCCACATCAGCAAGTTTTCGCCCATTGGCTTCATTGTCTGTACAAAGAGATAACATCTCCACAGCTATCATTCAGGTAAATCACTATGCTGAGGTATCCGTCTACCTGCACTGTTAGCAGAGGTAAACACGAGCACTCGGGTATCTCCTGACACCCACAGCGCCACCTGGCTACACCCTCGCATTCTCGGTCCCCTTCATCTCACCCCAGATGTTTGGCTCCCCTCCAGGAAATAGCAGAAAGACTGATGCAAGACCGAGGCGATACGAGGTGCTGAGGTCTGTGAGCCAGACGGTCTAGTGTTGGAGAAGTAACTCATCATGGACAGAGGtgtaaagttcaggtccagaaagcacaaatccagaccaaggttttgttccaaccagccagctgagtactcagtgactgtgactcttttctggacctgaacttaacttccccaacactggccAGACGTCATGATTTTTCCCCGTCATGCAAACCCCGGTTTCTTTATGCAGTTTACAGTATTTGGGTAAGTTTTGCCTGCCAATAGAACATGCATGCAACCTTTCAACTCAAAAACCCAGACACCCAAGACGTCACCTGATCTCCCCGCCTCTGCAGTTGCCCTACATCGTAAAACCTAGAAGGTCAGTATCTGTTGCTGCGGTCTGACCTTCTTTGATAGCCTAGTTAGTTAATCAGGTCTGCATCCTCACCTCCCCTTGATCACACAGTTACAAGCGCAGCTGAGAGTTCTTTATCCATCACTGAAGCCTCATTATCAGCATTCTACGTGCCCCAGACCCCTTCTTCCATCTTAAACATCTCGGGTGTTTTTCAGCTCACCTCCAGCAGGGCGGCGGCAGGGTCTCCCTGCAGGCTCTTGCTCAGCTTGTCCACCTCGTCCAGCAGGAACACTGGGTTGTTTACCCCCACGGCCTTCAACCCGTTGATAATACGGCCGGGCATGCTGCCCACGTAGGTGCGTCTGTGGTTGGGAGGACATGGTAGAATCAGGGGAGTTCATGCAGCTTTTTCCCTGATAGTCTGTCGGGACTCAGGGGGTAAAGACTAcagtcagaggtggaaagttcaggtccagaaagtacaaatccagagcaaggttttatttcaaccGACTAGTttagcataaagagtcacagtcacagagtactcaactggttggttgaaacaaaaccctggtctggatttgtgctttctggacctgaactttccacctctggctaCAGCTCACATAAATTCTCAGTAAATAATTAGGGAGCAATAAAGATCAGCATAAGGATTTGACTCCACATACAGCGTATTGTTAAGTAATTTCAGGTAATTGACCAATTTCACACACAAACTCCAACAGCTTTCAAGGGGGTAACAAACCTGAAAGCCAGGTATGATGAACGTGCATGTAACCAAAGAGTACAGGCACCTTTAAGGCTTCAGGGTCCTGTGCAATACCAGCACATCACTCCATCACGGTCTCCGTGGCGACACGCTCCTTATTAGGTCATTAATAATGACTCATTTTCCTTCTCAGATTGCGACCTACATCTCAGGTCAGCGTGTGATCCTTCATTTCTCTGACCCCATCCACACTGTGCCCCTGGCCTGTttttcgggggggtgggggaggggggggggggcagctaggTGCACAGTGCTGGGGTACCTGCATATCTGGCCTTTTGACCCAGACAGATGGACCGATTGACTAACAACTTTCATCTTGAAACAGAAGTGCTGCTACAGAATGATTATACCTTCAGCCATAACATCATGACCTTGCAGGACGTTTAATTTACATCTGACTGGGCAGGGAACAGCTACCCCTCCCCTTATTCTGTCCCCTGACTCCTAACATCTTTCCCAGCCAATGACACTTGAGTTCCCCGGTGCTATCTGGCCCAAGGAAAATGAGGAGTCATTATTAATGGCCTAGTAAGGAGCCTCACATCATGCTGGTCCTCACTCTTTCAGCATCAGGCCTCCTTCTGTCTTATATTGTTggttatttagcagacactggTATCCATAGCAACAAAAAGTTGAGAAAGTAGGGTCAGATAGTCCCCAGGAACAACTgaggattaagggccttgctcagggggccAATGGAGAAATCACTATACCGACCGTGGGTATAGCATCGTAACCCACTCCCACAGGAGAAGAATGTAGCAGAAACCTATCTGAGCCTTTTATTACTGTCAAAGTAGCACAGAGGCACAGGGGTGCAGCACAATTAATAACAGCTAGGCAGAATGGGACCAGTTCAGCCAGAGCGACTGAGAAACAAAGGCAGGACAGTGGGCAGGATGCCAGCGACGGGAGGCAGCGCCGTACCTGTGGCCGCGTATGTCGGACTGGTCGCAGACGCCCCCCAGGGCGATGCGGTGGAACTCCCTGCCCAGCGTGCGGGCGATGGAGCGGCCCACACTGGTCTTGCCCACCCCCGGCGGCCCCACAAAGCACAGGATGGGCCCCTTGAGGGCGCTGCGAAGCTGTCGCACGGCCAGGTACTCCAGCACGCGCCGCTTCAGCTTCTCCATGGCGTAGTGGTCGCTGTCCAGCAGGGCGCGTGCAGCCCGGATGTCCAGGcagtctgtgggggggggggggggggaggttaggaGAAGACAGGAAGGGGGCCTACAGGGGGCCTGAAGAAACAGCAGCTAAACTCCCctaatttcattttattcttcCTTTATGCTGTGCCAAGATTTGCAAAAATGATCAGCCATAGAGCATGTAaacaagtgggggggggggggggggcacacaaacGTGTTGGAGTAGAACATCGTGATCCTGCCCGAAGATGTACATCTTTACATcgtaccaaaaaaaaacaaaaagagcagCATAGAGGCTAAACAACAACAGCGAGTTGGCACGTAGGATCCAGGAGCACgtgcacggggggggggggggggggcgggcgcgAAGTCTTAGGGGCATGATCCAGACATGGGATAAAGCTGAGAGCGCAtacgcatgcacacaggcagacaggacCTGCCTCTCAGCGATGAGTATGTACATTCACAGCCATATTAAAAGGAAGATCAAAGCATTGTAAGAACTAAACACAAGGGGGAAAATGGTGATTGTCTCCCTCTAGTGGTAGAAGGGCCAAATGATATAAAATCTAGACCTAGAAGTGAACAAAACTAGAAGAGTAACAACACTATAAAAGATGTAAATTATGCATCCACAGAAGCAACTTTATGGATGATGCAGCTGAAACACAGACATAGGACATACAGGATCCACTACCACAGATGGGTCAAGCTGTACTGAATGCGCACTGGGTACATCCCAGGCTGATGACACGTGAACGGAATCATCTTTCATTTTCTTAAGAGCTCCATCTACGTCATACTGCACATAATGTGCAAAGCGGGGATTTTAACCTGATGTGACTCTGAAGCTTTCATTCACTTTTACGTGAAACAGGGCTGTGTTGAAGCTGAAACCTTAACCTAACGCTAAAATGCGCGCATTCATTTTTCACAGGATCTGTAAAGCGAGGCCTTGTCGCTTGTACTTTTTGATGCAGTTTCACCCAGGTTTCATAttaacattgggggggggggcaggtataTCGGGGTCAGACGTGAGTCATCACATACGGCGATTCTGTGGTCATGCTGCATGCacgtattttttttattattcagacACTATTGCTGTTACAGTTAAAATATTTCaagtgaaatttatttttccatttttactgTTATTCACCTTCACTATATGGCTGTTTAAGTGCAATAATGCCCCGCATCATGTATGCCGAATTTGCgggaattattaaaattatgcaCAAATCGCGAGATTCCGCCACTAATGTCAGGCCCTGTACTGTGGAAAAACGACGTCACCTCAGGGTCCACTGTGATGCCCCTGTCACTCTCCTGCCCCCCGTCttctctcacaaacacatcctaACCTTCCGGAAAGAATCACAATACACATAACATAGCGACTACAAGATCTTCTGCTAGAGACCCATAGAAGTAAATAAAGGAGATTTACTATATCTCTTCTTAGCAATAAATGACTTTCTGCCGGGGATATTTGCCAACTAAATGATTCAGAGTTTCTGGTAACTGATTAACTTACTTTATGGCGTTTTCCAAATAAATGCCAGGTCTGTCCCCATTTTTTGACCGGCTTCTTACTCATTCTTATGCCCTAACAGCAAACACGACGGGATGAGAACTGTGACTGACACAAACACTACATATGGCTGCAGTATCAGCTTTGCTGTTTGTGCTGTTAACTAACCAAGGTAGCTGCAGTTTGCACAATCACATCAGAATCTTTATGAAAATTAATGGATGGGACAATTAAATTCCACCATTtcacataaattaaaaaaaatgtatttattaactGTTGGTTATAATACGAGGCCTTCAGTGCTGTGCTTTCCCGCTCGTCTGCTACACCTTTGCTCACACGTCTGTGAGTGAGTATCTGTCAGCAGGGGGCATGTTTCCCAACTATATAAGATGCTAGCGTAGTTAGCAACcctgcttttgggaaatgcacccGGAGCAGCAGTTGAGACTAAACCATTGTAACGGAGGGTAGGGGTTCTCCAGGtgaaaactgtcagaaaaaaaaagactttagaTTATGTGATGAGGTATTTATCGTGTgcgtttctttgtttttgtaaacgaagaattatattatatatgacaTTATCGGGGGGGATAGTTCCCCCCATACCTTAACATTAGGAgggacatcccccccccccaaatctatGCCTATGGTTATACCTCACGTTACAAATACAAATGGTTATCCATTACACCATTCCTCATATTACACAGCAAAGATCATCAAACTATCAGCAATCCGCGTGGAGGCAGACTGACGTTTTATCACATGTACAAACAGCAGAGCACCGTGCTGATGATGAATGACGCATGAGGTATCTGCTAAGCCACTCCAAGGTCAGTCACCTGTGGTCGATTTACTCCACGGCAGCTCCACCATCAGCTCCAGATAATTACGGGTCAGGGCATATTCAGGCATGGATTGCGGCATCTTCTtcaacctgctcataggataGAACAGAATCAAACAGAACAGAAGAGAACATTGTTATTGTTACTGtacatatacaatgaaactAGCTTTGCATTCTGTAACTCCTGGGACATCAAATTGCAAAGGTAAAATCAGTGCAAGCCCTTAACCACCATGTCACCTGCTGGTCATATATGTTCAAGAATTTGAATTTCTAGAAGTCTGTGCATGGTCACTGGGAATGCCACATCCCTCAGCAAATCCAGCAGCACTGGTTTGAGGTGGCAAACATGCTGGGAGAGCACAGGTCACACTGGATGGTACCGTTTTAGCTCCTTCAGGCAGACACGAAGCGCTGTCTCCGGCATGTTGCCGGTTCTGACCCGCTTCTCCAGCAAGGCCACGTCATCGCTGTCCTCTTCCTCCCCGTCGTCCTCTATGGAGAACTGTCCGCCTGAGAAGACCCCTCCCCTTCGAACGGGCACCACCTATGGAAACAATAAATGGGTGGAGGAGACCatgcagagagagaggcagaggatGGAAGTGTTGCCAACAAAAGTGAAAAGGAAGGCAAAAATAGGCAAAGACCCggggtggagatttcaggtccagaaagtaaaaatccagaccaagattttgtttcaaccaaccacttgagtactctgtgactgtgactctctatactcaactggttggttgaaacaaaacattggtctggatttttactttctggacctgaagttTCCACCTCTGTCAAAGACACGTAATGTGATTAATCTGTGTATTTTTGTTTCTCAGCACTGGTCTGTTTCGATACATTAATGATGCCAGATTCTTGCCTTCATATGTCTTCCAAGTGCCAGTAAATCATTCTGAGCAGATTTCGTGTGAGTGTGAGTCATGCATTCAGTAAGGCTGGGGGGGTGAGGCGGCAGGGCAGACGAAGACCATGTGGTACCCTCTTGTCATCATCCAGTCTTGGCTTTCTGGTCTTCTGCAGCAGCTTGAGACCCTCGATCTGCCGGGTCAGCAGAGGCAGAGTCTTCTTGAAGCGCTCTTCCAGATTGACAGCATCCAACACCTGAGTGCACATGTCACACGCGTTGCGGAAGGCACACAGGATCCGCACGCCTGTAACACGCGTGTGTGCAGGTGCCGCCGTACCTCCAGCTTCTCCTTGTTGGACGCCTGGATCATCGAGGTCAAAACATCAGGTAAGGTCtctctgggaaggctgtccagtAGGCGGCGGAGCTTAGCAACCACAGGGACGGATATATCAAGCATGCCCACCAGCTGAGGAACGCAAGCAGAGGGGGAAGATATGGGATGAGAATGCAGGGGATGAGAGCATAAATGTGGCATCTCAACAATGAAGTGGAACCAGAGGTGATCAAACTGTggggcatgccccccccccagtgggctGAAAAGGAATTGCGAGGGTAAAAAACAGAAgtgtgctggggggggttgAGACAGACCTATTCAAAAACTGCAACCTTtagaaacattaaaaataatgtaaacACATTATATGCCTGCACACATTAAACGAAGCTAACaaaattacatttgtttttaatttatttcatgaTTAAAGTTCATTTTGGGTCactgtgagtgcgtgtgtggaGGAAGGAGacaaaataaagtttgaatGCCACTGATTTGGACACTACTGCTCGCACAGCACTTGGATGGAAGAGGGGCACTGTTTACACACAACTGATACAACCACCATTATACAGAGGCACTGTTTACGCTTGGCTTTAAAATGCGTCTTGGGTAATCAGGTCATAAGTGGACAAGGCTACATAAAACTGTAAATGAGCACTGTGATCTGATCACTCTCACCACTTGCCAAAGTGGTCTGGGACGCAGGGGCGTCGCTAGAGATTTTTGGCCCCATGGCCCCATGAAAggatatcatattgggccccccagtccagaccaatccagctatttTCCAAATTTCTTTGGGCCCCTGTCTCTCTTCTCTCCTGTTACTCAGGGGCCcctggaatcatcctaactacACCCCCCCGACGGTGCCCCTGACAACATTTCTTCTGTAGTGTGAGCACCAATGCGTGCAGATGCATCCCCGAAAATGATGCCACAATAACGGTGTGCGAGGCAGTAATGGAATCTGAACACAAGTGGTAAGCTGAACACTCTGAATATGCATGATAGACAGAGGTGCAAATGGTGATGTGTCTCAGCTGTCTGTTTGTGATCTGATCGCCTAAGAGGCATTTTGAAAACATTGGCCAGAAAGACACGAAAGAGCAAACGCCCAAGGTAGAACCTTGATTGGGTACACctatacacacagacaggtccCATTTCCAGAGACAGACAAACCTGCACAGCCGCTTGATAGAACCTCTTTGACAGCTCTCCCAGCTCCCCGTGGCAGTCGGCCGCGTCAGAGGCAGCGTACTGCTCCAGCTTGTCCAGCTGCTGGACCTCCCCCATCGGGAAGGGCCGCTCGCGCAGCAGCTGGATGACGCGGAAGCGACACAAGCCCGTGATCAGCAGCGTGTAGTGGGGTTTCGGCCAGTTACTGCCCACCACCTGCACAGCCAGCCCCGCCGTGCCAGTGCTGAAGGGGAACATGGGGCAGGTTTAGGAAGCGATCCTAACACATGCTCCGTCACCTGGAAATActaccccaccccaccattGCGTATCGGAACCCGTACGGcttatttagtctttatttataaGTATAAGGTTGGGGATTCATCTGTTCAGGGAATTTGCCGAATGCTACATTTAACGAAAGCATAGCTTAAGCAATTCAAAGGCAACATGGAAGGAAAACAGGGGAAGTACGATTATGAAACTCGCGATTTCGCAGGAcaggtgt
The Paramormyrops kingsleyae isolate MSU_618 chromosome 13, PKINGS_0.4, whole genome shotgun sequence DNA segment above includes these coding regions:
- the lonp2 gene encoding lon protease homolog 2, peroxisomal; the protein is MSSNSDIRIPARLPLLLTYEGVLLPGSTMRISVDTARNMQLVKSRLLKGTSLKSTIIGVIPNTRDPEHDTEDLPTLHGTGTAGLAVQVVGSNWPKPHYTLLITGLCRFRVIQLLRERPFPMGEVQQLDKLEQYAASDAADCHGELGELSKRFYQAAVQLVGMLDISVPVVAKLRRLLDSLPRETLPDVLTSMIQASNKEKLEVLDAVNLEERFKKTLPLLTRQIEGLKLLQKTRKPRLDDDKRVVPVRRGGVFSGGQFSIEDDGEEEDSDDVALLEKRVRTGNMPETALRVCLKELKRLKKMPQSMPEYALTRNYLELMVELPWSKSTTDCLDIRAARALLDSDHYAMEKLKRRVLEYLAVRQLRSALKGPILCFVGPPGVGKTSVGRSIARTLGREFHRIALGGVCDQSDIRGHRRTYVGSMPGRIINGLKAVGVNNPVFLLDEVDKLSKSLQGDPAAALLEVLDPEQNHSFTDHYLNVPFDLSQVLFIATANTTATIPPALLDRMEVLQVPGYTQEEKVEIAHRHLIPHQLEQHGLTPQQVQIPQDTTLDIISRYTREAGVRSLERKYGAICRAVAVKVAEGHKAAKPGASTEGEQSPGTEAGVPDQEKKSGALGDLALPPEMPIVIDRQALKDILGPPVFEMEVSERLTLPGVAIGLAWTPLGGEIMFVEASRMEGDGQLTLTGQLGDVMKESAHLAISWLRSNAKTYQLTNMAGGADPLEGTDVHLHFPAGAVTKDGPSAGVTIVTCLASLFSGRLVRSDVAMTGEITLRGLVLPVGGIKDKVLAAHRAGISRIILPKRNEKDLEEIPAHVRTQLEFVAASSLDEVLNAAFDGGFCGSQPSHVPPALVSKL